The Haloplanus sp. GDY1 genomic sequence ATCGTCGTCGAGCGCCGCCGCCACCGCCGGGAGCGCGTCCAGCGGGTCGCCGACCGCGCCGTCGAGAGCCGGGAACAGCCGCCGTGCCGCGTCGTTGAACTCGCGGATGCGGCGGTCGTCGTCGAGGAATATCGTCGCCCCCTCGACGCCGTCGGTGAGCTGAACGGCGAAAAAGCGGTCCTCGAAGACGAACAGCGTCCCGACGGCGAAGGCCGCCACGCCGAGGGGGGCGTGGATCACGTCGATCAGGAGCGGCGACGCGTAGCCGACGATGTCGAGGACGACCGGCGCGCCGGAGAGCCCGACCAGAACGGCGAGGGGGCGGGCGTCGTAGTCGGCCTCCCGGAACGTCTCGAACAGGGCGAACATGCCGACGGTCGCGAGCGTGTAGGAGAGCCCCGTCACGATCCAGTGAAACAGCCCCTGTCGGATCGCCAGATGTGGGAAAGGCGACGCGACGAACCCCGTGGTGAAATAGAGGTGGTGGAGTGGGTTCGTGAGCTTCACCGCGACGACGACGAGATACAGGGCGACCGCGGCCCGCCGGTAGGTCGACCGGCGGTGGTAGCTCCGTCCGGTGTACGCGGAGCAGAAGTAGAGCCAGGCGAAGACGGTGCTGAACCCGAGGACGAGACCGAGCAGATAGACGGCGGTCTTCGCGGAGCGACCGGACAGGAGGAGGAGGACGGCGTGGGAGGCGGCCCAGCCGCTCGTCGTGACGAGCAGGGCGACGAGACCGCGGCGCGTCGCGGCGTCCTCGACGCGACGGGCGCGGACGGCACCGGCGACACAGCCCACGGCCGCCATCGTGAACACGAGGGCGTACGCGACGGGGGCGGACACTCCGACGACCAACGCTCTGTCCCCCCGTAGGATCGAGCGGTAACCAATCCTTCGGTACAGGAAGGCCGCCGGCCGTGGCATGAGTGGCCTACTCACGGAAGCCTTATGCGTCGAGGGGGCCTCCGTACGATTGCAATGGCAACTGGTACGGTTGATTTCTTCAAC encodes the following:
- a CDS encoding histidine kinase N-terminal 7TM domain-containing protein; the protein is MSAPVAYALVFTMAAVGCVAGAVRARRVEDAATRRGLVALLVTTSGWAASHAVLLLLSGRSAKTAVYLLGLVLGFSTVFAWLYFCSAYTGRSYHRRSTYRRAAVALYLVVVAVKLTNPLHHLYFTTGFVASPFPHLAIRQGLFHWIVTGLSYTLATVGMFALFETFREADYDARPLAVLVGLSGAPVVLDIVGYASPLLIDVIHAPLGVAAFAVGTLFVFEDRFFAVQLTDGVEGATIFLDDDRRIREFNDAARRLFPALDGAVGDPLDALPAVAAALDDDDGVVDVEVEGEPRHYVVTENAFDVGQGSLSRVVVFSDVTRIERHRRELERHDRQLEDLARGMRHELRNAVTVIRGNVRSAAARLDAGEVAAAREALRTATDTTDRTTRLMNDFATLAQYGQTVTDPEPVDVPRVARAAWAGTDHGDAALAVECEGSVPADPARFEVLLERAFEFFLDSGATSVVVDRRDGDLTITGDGDPPTGDPEQYFEYGDAAGHGAVGTALPMVRTLAQVHGWGATVDPDYRDGVRIVLTLSEATGF